The DNA region GAGTTGGTCCCAGGCCAGCGGCGCGGCGTCCAGGTTCGGGCAGGGGGCGAGCAGCGAGAGCGGTTCGTGGCGGACGGTGTCGCGCAGGTGCCCTTCGGCGTCGATGTGCTGTTCGGCGCGGTCGATGTAGAGGGTCGGGTCGGTGAGGGCGGGACGGGTGAGCAGCAGCGAGGGGTCGCTCATCAACCGGCCGTGGCCGCGGCGGGCGGCGATCTCGGCGAAGGTCCGGTCCCATTCGCGCCCGAACTCGATGGTGTGATGCGCCTGCACCGGCCAGGTCCGCGCCACCGCGGCCGGAATCGTGCCGTGCGCCACCATGGCCGATGGTGAGGCGCGCAGTCCGCGCCGATGCCGCAGCCCGAAGCGCGGCAGCGAACCGATGTCGGCGGTGACCACCAGGGCGTCGCAGTCGAAGACGCGACCGTCGGCGGTGTGCACGGCGGTCGCCCGCCGGCCCCGATAGTCGACGCCGATCACCTCGGCGTTCAGTTCGAGGGTCCCGCCCGCGGCGGTGAACGCCCGGCCCAGCGCCGCGGCGATCGCGCGCATGCCGCCCTCGGGGTAGGTGACGCCCAGGCAGGTGTCCATGTAGGGGATCGCGCCGTAGACGCCGAGCGCCTGGCTGGGGGCCATGCCCGCGAACAGCGCTTGGAAGCTGAACAGGCGGGCCACGTCCGAGTCCCGCACGAGGCGCCCGACCTTGGGGCCGAGTCGCCCGAACGCGCCGAGCCGCACCAATCGGGCCAGCGCGACCCGCTTCTCCGGGATGCGCACCATGTCCAGCGGCGAGTCGAAGTTGGTGTCCATGAACTGGCCGAACTCGGCCTCGTACACGTCTTTCAACCAGCCGCGCAGGCGCCGGTATCGGCCCGCGGTGGCGGCTCCGCGCACCCGCGTGATCTCCGCGGCCATCTGCTCCTCGTCGGAGTAGACGCCGATCCCGGTGCCGTCGGCGAAGCGCGCCCGATAGGCCGGGGCCAGGTCGAGGATCTTCAGCCCCACCGAGTCACGGGTGTGCCCGACCGCGGCGAGAGCCTCGTCGATGAGCTCGGGCACGGTGAGAATCGTCGCCCCGGAATCGATCTCGTAGTCCGGTCCGCGGTAGGACCCGACCCGTCCGCCGGGACGGTCGTCACGCTCGAGGATCGCCACCTGCCGTCCCGCTGCCAGCAGGTGCAGTGCCGCAGCCAGCCCGGACAGTCCGGCGCCGA from Nocardia tengchongensis includes:
- the crtI gene encoding phytoene desaturase family protein, whose protein sequence is MKTVAGPTDRVVVVGAGLSGLAAALHLLAAGRQVAILERDDRPGGRVGSYRGPDYEIDSGATILTVPELIDEALAAVGHTRDSVGLKILDLAPAYRARFADGTGIGVYSDEEQMAAEITRVRGAATAGRYRRLRGWLKDVYEAEFGQFMDTNFDSPLDMVRIPEKRVALARLVRLGAFGRLGPKVGRLVRDSDVARLFSFQALFAGMAPSQALGVYGAIPYMDTCLGVTYPEGGMRAIAAALGRAFTAAGGTLELNAEVIGVDYRGRRATAVHTADGRVFDCDALVVTADIGSLPRFGLRHRRGLRASPSAMVAHGTIPAAVARTWPVQAHHTIEFGREWDRTFAEIAARRGHGRLMSDPSLLLTRPALTDPTLYIDRAEQHIDAEGHLRDTVRHEPLSLLAPCPNLDAAPLAWDQLGPHYLRELLAVLEARGYQGISDHFRVDHLDTPRTWRAKGMLAGTPFSAAHLFRQTGPFRTRNLVAGRANVVLAGSGTVPGVGVPTVLLSGRLAAARITGDARHAGFGSSDTGALSSAHTH